A region of Moorena producens PAL-8-15-08-1 DNA encodes the following proteins:
- a CDS encoding pentapeptide repeat-containing protein produces MKRICQALTLDWKEIAGIAEENPSQPLTRNESSSLELVEGVEQGQAPRRKVTVIDKQSETIKAVIILEGDIDSVKNLKFIQSILRDYSGDSINIIDIKPGSIRLIVEGSSEDIERLVSRIKSGEIKELRGFPVQDIEILSERLEDDQNNEFDQKWPLVEEIASRGAVRRDLSNADLSDADLSNVNLSDANLIGANLSNADLSDADLSYTILSGADLSDAILNSAHLRGAYLNSAHLSAADLSDSNLIGADLRGADLSGTNLIGAKVKKARFGNNLGIDEYMKRDLIKRGAIFEEDFPGDSSESLSPSKR; encoded by the coding sequence TTGAAACGGATATGTCAGGCACTGACCCTAGACTGGAAAGAAATCGCGGGAATAGCAGAGGAAAACCCATCCCAACCGCTAACCAGAAATGAGAGTAGTAGCTTAGAGCTGGTGGAGGGGGTGGAGCAAGGGCAAGCACCTAGGCGCAAAGTGACTGTAATCGATAAACAAAGTGAAACAATTAAAGCTGTTATCATATTAGAAGGGGATATAGATTCAGTTAAAAATTTAAAATTTATTCAATCTATTTTACGAGACTATTCAGGAGACAGTATAAACATTATTGATATTAAACCAGGCAGTATCCGATTAATTGTAGAGGGTTCTTCAGAGGATATCGAACGGCTTGTATCTCGGATAAAGTCAGGAGAAATCAAAGAATTAAGGGGTTTTCCTGTTCAAGATATTGAAATTTTGAGCGAAAGGTTAGAGGATGATCAAAATAACGAGTTTGATCAGAAATGGCCTCTAGTGGAAGAGATTGCTAGCCGTGGAGCTGTGCGTCGAGACCTGAGTAATGCGGACCTGAGTGATGCGGACCTGAGTAATGTTAACCTGAGTGATGCCAACCTGATTGGTGCCAACCTCAGTAATGCTGACCTAAGTGATGCCGACCTGAGTTATACCATCCTGAGTGGTGCCGACCTGAGTGATGCTATCCTGAATAGTGCCCACCTCAGGGGTGCCTACCTGAATAGTGCCCACCTAAGTGCTGCCGACTTAAGTGATTCCAACTTGATTGGTGCCGACCTTAGGGGTGCTGACCTGAGTGGTACCAACTTAATTGGTGCTAAAGTTAAAAAAGCCCGATTTGGAAATAACTTAGGAATTGATGAATATATGAAGCGTGACCTAATTAAACGAGGAGCAATTTTTGAGGAGGATTTTCCAGGGGATAGCTCTGAAAGTCTTAGCCCTAGCAAAAGATAG